In the genome of Candidatus Nitrosotenuis sp. DW1, one region contains:
- a CDS encoding amidophosphoribosyltransferase encodes MVKENCGVVGIFSRDGTNVIPMVIDALRALQHRGQEAWGIAIPKKAPIKRLGLVSGASGEYQKITEEYASPAAIGHVRYSTVGKSNLENAQPLKVKDLCIAHNGTIANVAELANLVGGCTFTPQNASDTLVAAQRLVSLMSTNGKLGSALSILKNEMAGSYCFTFVSDDNAVYAARDPRGFRPMVLGSKEDGQVTIVASESSALTAIGAKLVRDVLPGELLKFSNSGMESEMFSEEKKHAHCSFEFTYFAHPTSRMEGTNIYVARKRIGQFLARKFPIKDANLVIPVPDSARPAALGYAQELGIQFDEGLLKDRYSKKGPLRSFIEPHQSDRVEINRWIIPITEIIAGMHVVVIDDSLVRGTSSKAIIKALRRAGARKISMLITYPPIKYPCYAGIDFPSQDELATGVIGDGVTDEQVIDKIRRDIGADFLGYNDAENLANAVGIPLDSMCFTCTSGDYSTLGIKPIFKTREEMKGE; translated from the coding sequence ATGGTTAAAGAAAACTGCGGCGTAGTTGGAATTTTCAGCAGAGATGGAACAAACGTAATCCCAATGGTAATTGACGCGTTACGTGCACTGCAACACCGAGGCCAAGAAGCATGGGGAATAGCGATTCCAAAAAAAGCTCCAATCAAAAGACTAGGGCTTGTATCTGGTGCATCAGGCGAATATCAAAAAATCACCGAAGAATACGCGTCGCCTGCGGCAATAGGGCATGTAAGATACTCTACTGTTGGAAAAAGCAACCTGGAAAACGCCCAGCCGCTAAAGGTCAAAGATTTGTGCATTGCTCACAATGGAACCATAGCAAATGTCGCAGAACTTGCAAACCTAGTTGGGGGATGCACGTTTACACCGCAAAATGCAAGCGATACTCTAGTGGCTGCCCAGAGGCTGGTCTCCCTAATGTCTACAAACGGTAAGCTTGGAAGCGCACTGTCAATCCTAAAAAACGAGATGGCCGGTTCGTACTGCTTTACCTTTGTGTCTGATGATAATGCAGTATATGCGGCTCGCGATCCTCGCGGATTTAGGCCGATGGTTCTTGGCTCAAAAGAAGACGGGCAGGTAACAATCGTTGCATCCGAGTCGTCTGCGTTAACTGCAATTGGCGCAAAACTTGTCCGCGACGTCCTTCCAGGAGAATTGTTGAAGTTTAGCAACTCTGGAATGGAGTCTGAAATGTTTTCAGAAGAAAAAAAGCACGCACACTGCTCGTTTGAATTTACGTATTTTGCACACCCTACATCTAGAATGGAGGGGACAAACATCTATGTGGCAAGAAAAAGGATCGGCCAGTTTCTAGCCCGCAAGTTTCCAATCAAGGATGCAAACCTGGTAATCCCGGTTCCCGACTCTGCAAGACCTGCCGCACTTGGATATGCACAGGAGCTTGGAATACAGTTTGATGAAGGGTTGCTCAAGGATAGGTATAGCAAAAAGGGTCCGCTGCGAAGCTTCATCGAGCCGCACCAAAGTGACCGCGTCGAGATAAATCGCTGGATCATACCGATTACAGAGATCATTGCCGGCATGCACGTGGTCGTAATAGATGACAGCCTGGTTAGAGGTACGAGCTCAAAGGCAATCATAAAGGCGCTAAGGCGGGCAGGCGCAAGAAAAATCAGCATGCTCATCACGTACCCTCCAATCAAGTATCCTTGCTATGCAGGAATTGACTTTCCATCCCAGGACGAATTGGCGACCGGGGTAATAGGTGATGGTGTTACTGATGAGCAAGTAATTGATAAAATACGCCGGGACATCGGTGCTGACTTTTTGGGATACAATGATGCGGAAAATCTGGCAAATGCAGTCGGCATACCGCTTGATTCAATGTGCTTTACGTGCACAAGCGGGGATTATTCCACGCTGGGAATAAAGCCTATATTCAAGACAAGAGAGGAAATGAAAGGCGAATAA
- a CDS encoding PQQ-dependent sugar dehydrogenase has protein sequence MLALLIVLCLSLGILPAFAQGESDGPKIKDDSLAVEVYVGGIPNNPTTMTFIGDDILVLQRYDGQVRLVRDGVLQDKPVLDASIAKDGERGMLGITSIGNTVYVYFTAADTDGGKAIENRIYKYEWDGSNLVSPVLLKTLPSDNFYHNGGAMTNFDGQVYAVIGDNGNYGRLQNRATEWKNDTSVILRIDPPGQYYAMGVRNSFGITFDPHTGNLWDTENGDDEYDEINLVPENFNSGWIEIMGPAKNQEQIDALPKYGNFVYSDPEFSWQKPVAPTAISFVKSDKLKNYEDSVFVGDCNTGNLYRFKLNSDRTGFVFESPELADNVHNIDESMDEILFGTGFGCVTDIEVGPDGLVYIVSLSEEKIFRILPKAIAEESGQKSDAGGGCLIATATYGTELSAQVQTLREIRDGVLFNTDSGTTFMAGFNQFYYSFSPTIADWERQNPAFRETVKVAISPMLSTLSILSYVDIDSEQEMLGYGIGVILLNSVMYFVMPIFVIVKIRQHFSKESNSEQS, from the coding sequence ATGCTGGCCCTCCTCATAGTGCTGTGTTTGTCATTGGGCATTTTGCCAGCATTTGCCCAAGGCGAGTCAGATGGGCCAAAAATCAAGGACGATAGTTTGGCAGTAGAGGTGTACGTAGGAGGAATTCCAAACAACCCCACCACGATGACCTTTATCGGAGACGACATTTTGGTACTGCAAAGATATGACGGTCAAGTACGACTCGTAAGGGACGGGGTCTTGCAAGACAAGCCTGTTTTGGATGCTTCAATTGCAAAAGACGGTGAGCGGGGAATGCTAGGGATTACATCTATTGGAAATACCGTTTATGTGTATTTTACAGCAGCAGACACAGACGGTGGAAAAGCGATTGAAAATCGAATTTACAAGTACGAGTGGGATGGAAGTAATCTAGTCAGCCCAGTTTTATTAAAGACGCTTCCAAGTGATAATTTTTATCATAACGGCGGAGCGATGACTAACTTTGACGGTCAAGTGTATGCAGTAATTGGAGACAATGGCAACTATGGCAGATTACAGAACAGAGCGACAGAGTGGAAAAACGACACCAGTGTGATTTTGAGAATTGACCCGCCGGGACAGTATTACGCAATGGGGGTCAGGAATAGTTTTGGAATCACGTTTGATCCACATACTGGAAATCTCTGGGATACGGAAAACGGGGATGATGAATACGATGAGATCAACTTAGTTCCAGAAAACTTCAACAGCGGCTGGATTGAGATAATGGGACCTGCAAAAAATCAGGAGCAGATTGACGCATTACCAAAATACGGAAATTTTGTTTACAGTGACCCAGAATTCAGTTGGCAAAAACCAGTTGCCCCAACTGCTATTTCTTTTGTAAAGTCTGATAAGCTAAAAAATTATGAAGACAGCGTATTTGTCGGAGATTGCAATACAGGCAACTTGTACAGATTCAAGCTCAATTCAGACAGAACAGGTTTTGTCTTCGAGTCCCCAGAACTTGCAGACAATGTTCACAACATTGACGAATCGATGGACGAGATTTTATTTGGCACGGGCTTTGGATGCGTGACTGATATCGAGGTAGGCCCAGACGGACTAGTCTACATCGTGTCGCTATCAGAGGAAAAAATATTCAGAATTCTTCCAAAGGCAATAGCAGAGGAATCAGGCCAAAAGTCAGACGCAGGTGGGGGATGTCTTATTGCCACTGCCACATACGGAACAGAGTTATCTGCACAGGTGCAGACGCTCCGAGAAATACGAGACGGTGTTTTGTTCAACACTGACTCTGGTACGACCTTCATGGCAGGATTCAACCAGTTTTATTATTCATTTAGCCCAACCATAGCAGACTGGGAAAGGCAGAATCCGGCTTTCAGAGAGACGGTAAAAGTAGCAATATCCCCGATGCTTTCCACCCTATCAATTCTAAGTTACGTAGATATTGACTCAGAGCAAGAAATGCTAGGATATGGGATCGGAGTCATATTGCTAAACTCTGTAATGTATTTTGTCATGCCCATATTTGTCATTGTAAAGATACGACAGCATTTTAGCAAAGAGAGCAATTCAGAACAGTCCTAA
- a CDS encoding DUF371 domain-containing protein: protein MRFEIPFYGHENVRAFHPRTIEITTEPDLTVQGDCIIGVSAECGCKDIPKKLKERLRDERSTVTFSIQVNDETFQVAGSGNPDLILEHPHDIVIRKSKFLCPRTLAINCDKASNDIPRKMIKMLQSPQTKGIFVIEVT, encoded by the coding sequence GTGCGATTTGAGATTCCATTTTACGGCCACGAAAATGTCAGAGCGTTTCACCCAAGAACAATTGAGATCACAACCGAGCCTGATCTTACAGTACAGGGAGATTGCATTATCGGCGTTTCTGCAGAGTGCGGCTGCAAAGACATTCCAAAGAAACTAAAAGAAAGGCTAAGAGATGAGCGATCTACAGTTACATTTTCAATCCAAGTAAACGACGAAACTTTTCAAGTCGCTGGGAGTGGAAACCCGGATCTGATACTTGAACATCCGCATGACATAGTGATTAGGAAAAGCAAGTTTTTGTGCCCAAGAACATTGGCAATAAATTGCGACAAGGCATCAAACGACATCCCGCGTAAAATGATAAAGATGTTGCAGAGCCCTCAAACAAAAGGCATCTTTGTGATCGAAGTCACTTGA
- the psmA gene encoding archaeal proteasome endopeptidase complex subunit alpha has product MLPSQQGYDRAITIFSPDGRLYQVEYAIETVRRGAIAVGIKSKEGVVIAVEEKPRKLQISESAHKIFQIDEHIGFAAAGYIPDARSQADAARFFSQSNRMIYDEPVDVETVAKHLADQCQQYTQFGGARPFGVALIIGGVDSNGNSLFLTDPSGTYIAYDAVAIGANSDQANDFLEKNYKPDMSLEDASALAVSCIYLASDQKEGTDHIKMSNVKSSTKQFDKVTQEQIANYAKIAKQKFPVPSS; this is encoded by the coding sequence TTGCTTCCTTCTCAACAAGGTTATGACAGAGCTATTACGATATTTTCCCCAGATGGAAGACTTTACCAAGTAGAATACGCAATTGAAACAGTAAGACGTGGAGCAATTGCAGTTGGAATCAAAAGCAAAGAGGGCGTTGTAATTGCAGTAGAAGAAAAGCCACGAAAATTACAAATTTCAGAATCAGCACATAAAATATTTCAAATCGATGAGCACATTGGATTTGCGGCAGCAGGATACATTCCTGATGCAAGAAGTCAGGCAGATGCAGCGCGATTCTTCTCACAAAGCAACAGGATGATCTATGACGAGCCAGTTGACGTGGAGACAGTAGCAAAACATCTTGCAGACCAATGCCAACAATACACCCAGTTTGGCGGAGCAAGGCCGTTTGGCGTCGCACTGATAATTGGCGGAGTTGACTCTAACGGTAACTCTTTGTTCTTGACTGATCCTAGTGGAACATACATCGCATATGACGCAGTTGCAATCGGTGCAAATTCTGATCAAGCAAATGATTTTCTTGAAAAAAATTACAAGCCAGACATGTCACTTGAAGACGCGTCTGCACTAGCAGTATCGTGCATATACCTTGCAAGTGACCAAAAGGAAGGAACAGATCACATCAAGATGTCAAACGTAAAATCATCTACAAAACAGTTTGACAAGGTAACCCAAGAACAAATTGCAAACTATGCAAAAATTGCAAAGCAAAAATTCCCAGTTCCATCCTCATAA
- the purC gene encoding phosphoribosylaminoimidazolesuccinocarboxamide synthase: MKFVGSGKVKDVYDLENGELQFRFSDRVSAYDVKFHDPIPLKGEVLCKFAEFWFNKLPAKNHYVRTVSKNEIIVKKMKMIPMECVVRGYFYGSLVSRWKNGEIRLPPQTTTEIAAKLPHPIFDPTTKAEHDEPVTKESAVARGLVTKQEFEWLESKSIEIYNLMSAIADSAGFILADLKLEFGKIGGEILLGDSIGPDEYRLWPKDAYVIGRTQESYDKQILRDWLTANGYQKQFEDFRKEGKEPVAPPIPAGIIHKMSERYVVSYEKLTGKAL; encoded by the coding sequence TTGAAGTTTGTAGGATCTGGCAAAGTAAAAGATGTCTATGATTTGGAAAATGGAGAGTTGCAGTTTAGATTCAGCGATCGGGTGTCTGCATATGACGTAAAATTCCACGATCCGATCCCGCTCAAAGGCGAGGTCTTGTGCAAGTTTGCGGAATTTTGGTTCAATAAACTTCCTGCAAAAAATCATTATGTCAGAACCGTATCAAAAAACGAAATAATTGTCAAGAAAATGAAAATGATTCCGATGGAATGCGTAGTGCGAGGATATTTCTACGGGAGTCTTGTCTCGCGCTGGAAAAATGGGGAAATACGACTGCCTCCTCAAACAACAACGGAGATTGCAGCCAAGCTGCCGCACCCAATATTTGATCCCACTACGAAGGCAGAGCATGATGAGCCAGTAACAAAGGAATCCGCAGTGGCTCGCGGGCTGGTAACAAAACAGGAATTTGAGTGGCTAGAGTCAAAATCCATTGAAATCTATAATTTGATGTCTGCGATTGCTGATTCTGCAGGATTTATCCTTGCAGACTTGAAGCTAGAGTTTGGCAAGATAGGTGGTGAAATTTTACTTGGTGATTCTATCGGCCCTGACGAATACCGACTGTGGCCAAAGGATGCTTATGTCATTGGGAGAACCCAGGAATCATACGACAAACAAATTCTACGTGACTGGCTTACCGCAAACGGATACCAAAAGCAGTTTGAGGATTTCAGAAAAGAAGGCAAGGAGCCTGTAGCTCCCCCGATACCTGCTGGCATTATCCATAAAATGTCTGAGCGCTACGTAGTTTCATACGAAAAGCTTACTGGCAAGGCTCTTTAA
- the rpl4p gene encoding 50S ribosomal protein L4 has protein sequence MKAKTFSLTGTKQEEIELPPVFLTPFRKDVIHRAFVNLDSHHYQSQGRHPTAGMDVVAMSNDPPTGHGKARIARIRGGGPRQGEGAGVSQTRGGRQAHPPTSEKIIYKKLNKKENRFALCSAIAATASKDIVESRGHVVEKVESFPLVVSDDIENISKAKDILKVFDALHLTPDIKRLESRKARSGRAVIRGRKTKTGKSILFVTKDAKNLSKACGGFLGVDVVNANDLSILDLAPGSQPIRLTVYTKSAIAEIAKIKSTHLGLMEVLQ, from the coding sequence ATGAAGGCCAAGACATTTTCGTTAACTGGAACAAAGCAGGAGGAAATCGAACTGCCACCAGTGTTTCTGACTCCGTTTAGAAAAGACGTAATTCACAGAGCATTTGTCAATTTAGATTCCCATCATTACCAATCCCAGGGACGACACCCAACTGCAGGTATGGATGTAGTCGCAATGTCAAACGATCCGCCAACAGGACACGGCAAGGCAAGAATTGCAAGAATCCGAGGCGGCGGACCAAGACAAGGTGAAGGTGCAGGAGTCTCACAAACAAGGGGCGGAAGACAGGCACATCCACCAACATCTGAAAAGATAATCTACAAGAAACTGAACAAAAAAGAAAACCGATTTGCACTGTGTTCTGCAATTGCGGCTACTGCCTCAAAGGATATCGTAGAATCAAGAGGACACGTGGTCGAAAAAGTCGAGTCATTCCCACTAGTAGTATCTGATGACATTGAAAACATCTCAAAGGCAAAAGACATACTCAAAGTATTTGACGCATTACACCTGACGCCTGACATTAAGAGACTTGAAAGCCGCAAGGCTCGCTCAGGCAGGGCAGTCATTCGAGGAAGAAAGACAAAGACTGGAAAAAGCATTCTCTTTGTAACCAAAGACGCAAAAAATCTCTCCAAGGCATGCGGTGGATTCTTGGGCGTAGACGTGGTAAATGCAAATGACCTGTCAATTCTTGACTTGGCACCTGGCTCTCAACCAATCAGACTCACAGTATATACAAAATCTGCAATTGCAGAAATTGCAAAGATAAAATCAAC
- a CDS encoding putative RNA uridine N3 methyltransferase produces the protein MKISIAIPDSALKDESTQLDKSRKASLIARACAIFRIDTIYLYEESGGSEADRFLLSLILRYLETPQYLRKALFPKIDELKYAGILHPLQIPHHSLLANPKYLKVGDIREGVVLHHKGKKFLDIGTFDPVVYYGKEHEKKRLTVQIKTVVPTVTVKEISESEVKQYWGYKVKERSNLLKLLTEWKGDILMTSRKGKNATQKHLDYYVQSEKPMLLVFGGPDRGVYEMLGQRINDISNAKVLNFFPNQATETVRMEEALMGILSILNFANSN, from the coding sequence TTGAAAATCTCAATCGCTATTCCAGACTCTGCTCTCAAGGATGAATCAACACAGCTTGACAAGTCCCGTAAGGCCTCCTTAATTGCACGTGCATGCGCAATTTTTAGAATTGATACAATATACCTGTATGAGGAAAGCGGCGGAAGTGAGGCAGACAGATTCCTCCTGTCCTTGATTCTACGCTATCTTGAAACTCCACAATATTTGCGAAAGGCACTCTTTCCAAAAATAGACGAACTCAAGTATGCTGGCATACTGCACCCATTACAGATCCCACATCACTCTCTTTTGGCAAATCCAAAGTACCTCAAGGTCGGCGACATCAGGGAAGGAGTTGTACTGCACCACAAGGGGAAAAAATTCCTTGACATTGGAACATTTGATCCTGTCGTATACTATGGAAAGGAACACGAAAAGAAACGACTCACCGTTCAAATCAAAACAGTGGTGCCTACAGTTACCGTAAAAGAAATTTCTGAAAGTGAAGTAAAGCAGTACTGGGGATACAAAGTAAAGGAGCGATCAAATCTGCTAAAACTGCTAACCGAATGGAAGGGCGACATTCTCATGACTTCGCGCAAGGGAAAAAATGCCACACAAAAACATCTGGATTACTATGTCCAGTCTGAAAAGCCGATGCTTTTGGTTTTTGGAGGTCCGGATCGGGGAGTATACGAAATGCTTGGCCAGAGAATAAACGACATCTCAAATGCAAAGGTGCTCAACTTTTTCCCAAATCAGGCAACTGAAACCGTTAGAATGGAGGAAGCACTCATGGGCATACTGTCGATTCTTAATTTTGCAAACTCAAATTAA
- a CDS encoding Lrp/AsnC ligand binding domain-containing protein produces MEIAFVLVKCEVAHEMDVMRDVLKIDGVKEAHGTYGMYDIFIKVQGQTHKIVSDIVTKQIRKIPHVVSTSTLSTIPEQGGK; encoded by the coding sequence ATGGAAATCGCGTTTGTCCTAGTAAAGTGCGAGGTGGCCCACGAAATGGATGTGATGCGCGATGTTCTAAAAATTGACGGGGTAAAAGAAGCGCACGGAACATACGGGATGTATGATATTTTCATCAAGGTCCAGGGTCAGACCCACAAAATAGTATCTGATATTGTAACCAAGCAAATCCGAAAAATCCCACATGTTGTATCTACGAGCACCCTTTCGACCATTCCAGAACAGGGCGGAAAATAA
- the purL gene encoding phosphoribosylformylglycinamidine synthase subunit PurL: protein MSLQPQELDYLSKKIKRKPNDTEAHIVAAEWSEHCSYKSSKKHLKMLPMSGPRVIREKGFDSGVLDVGDGYVVTVHIESHNHPSAVEPYGGAATGVGGVIRDILSAGTRPIALLDGLRFGNIEKDSQARWLFKNAVTGIADYGNCLGIPTIGGEVEFDECYTNYALVDVASIGFGKKERLIKNHADAGDLVVLLGGSTGRDGIGGAQFASDSLETEDRSAVQIPDPFIEKLIIEATLEARNEGCIKALKDLGGGGLSCAISETADTLGVGIELDVNRVHTREPGMNPREIMTSESQERMLIITDKKKLVKLESICRKFRVTCSVIGKVTSDKIMRVKNNNTVVASMPAEIVANAPLLDRPSKEPTYLKELQKRKEPKPASDLSKTLMRLLSCPNIASKIWVYGQYDHEVGIRTVVKPGMDSAVLRLDNGKYLAAKIDGNPKQCYIDPKNGAIGCFEEACRNVVCTGATPIGMVDHLQFGNPENPEIFWTFLESLRGISEFSKHFDIPCVGGKVSLYNETPQGPIKPTPLIGVLGLIEKKPLHTQKSEHGDILILIGSTKDELGGSEYYEYIHEFVGGKCPVVDFAESKRNMESVLHIIESEWARNVHDCSKGGLATAVSEIAMTSGIGCVVSLDNVPSSKLTDDKVLFSESHSRYLISVSKSNLDAVLGYLRAKNVTFGIIGKFEGKSIVFSKSKKVIVKLSVDKAHDKWFNSLKDLVLHG from the coding sequence ATGAGTCTGCAGCCACAGGAACTAGACTATCTCTCAAAAAAAATTAAAAGAAAACCAAACGACACCGAAGCACACATTGTTGCAGCAGAGTGGTCTGAGCATTGCTCGTACAAGTCTTCAAAAAAGCATCTCAAAATGCTTCCAATGTCCGGGCCCAGAGTAATCCGGGAAAAGGGATTTGACTCTGGGGTGCTAGATGTAGGGGACGGATACGTGGTAACTGTCCACATAGAAAGTCACAACCATCCGTCTGCTGTTGAGCCGTATGGAGGTGCAGCTACTGGGGTGGGAGGAGTGATTCGAGATATTTTATCTGCGGGTACACGGCCTATTGCACTTCTTGATGGACTTCGTTTTGGGAACATAGAAAAAGATTCACAAGCAAGGTGGCTGTTCAAAAATGCCGTAACTGGAATTGCCGATTATGGCAACTGTCTTGGCATTCCGACTATCGGTGGTGAAGTGGAGTTTGACGAATGTTATACAAATTATGCGCTAGTTGATGTTGCATCAATTGGGTTTGGAAAAAAAGAAAGACTGATCAAAAATCACGCCGATGCAGGTGACTTGGTGGTGTTGCTTGGGGGCTCGACAGGGCGGGACGGAATTGGAGGCGCCCAGTTTGCGTCAGACTCGCTTGAAACAGAAGACCGCTCGGCAGTACAAATCCCAGATCCTTTTATTGAAAAATTAATCATCGAGGCAACCCTTGAGGCAAGAAATGAGGGATGCATCAAGGCACTAAAGGACTTGGGCGGAGGCGGCCTTTCGTGCGCAATTTCGGAAACAGCGGACACCCTTGGAGTCGGAATTGAGCTTGACGTGAACCGCGTCCACACAAGAGAGCCTGGCATGAATCCAAGGGAGATAATGACATCTGAATCCCAAGAGAGAATGCTGATTATTACAGACAAGAAAAAACTCGTAAAACTAGAATCCATATGCAGAAAATTCCGAGTCACCTGCTCTGTTATTGGCAAGGTGACGTCTGACAAAATAATGAGGGTCAAAAACAACAACACCGTCGTTGCATCAATGCCTGCTGAAATTGTTGCAAATGCGCCTCTTCTTGACAGGCCGTCAAAGGAGCCGACATATCTTAAAGAACTGCAAAAAAGGAAGGAGCCAAAACCTGCCTCTGATCTTTCTAAAACCCTCATGAGGCTGCTGTCTTGTCCAAACATTGCAAGCAAAATCTGGGTGTATGGTCAGTATGATCACGAGGTTGGAATCAGAACCGTAGTAAAGCCCGGGATGGATTCTGCCGTACTGCGTTTGGATAACGGAAAATACCTGGCTGCAAAAATTGACGGAAACCCAAAGCAATGCTACATTGATCCAAAAAATGGAGCAATCGGATGCTTTGAAGAGGCGTGCAGAAACGTGGTGTGCACCGGCGCTACACCTATTGGGATGGTTGATCACCTGCAGTTTGGCAATCCTGAAAACCCGGAAATTTTTTGGACATTTTTAGAATCACTAAGGGGAATCTCTGAATTTTCAAAACACTTTGACATCCCATGCGTTGGTGGAAAAGTAAGCCTGTACAACGAAACCCCGCAGGGGCCAATCAAGCCAACCCCGCTAATTGGCGTCCTGGGGCTAATTGAGAAAAAACCACTGCACACGCAAAAGTCCGAGCATGGCGATATTCTGATTCTGATTGGATCTACAAAAGACGAACTTGGCGGCTCTGAATACTATGAGTACATTCATGAGTTTGTTGGAGGAAAATGCCCAGTAGTTGACTTTGCAGAATCAAAACGAAACATGGAATCAGTACTGCACATAATTGAAAGCGAGTGGGCAAGAAACGTCCATGACTGCTCAAAGGGCGGACTTGCAACCGCGGTCTCTGAGATTGCTATGACTAGCGGCATTGGGTGTGTTGTGTCACTTGACAACGTGCCGTCATCAAAGTTAACTGATGACAAGGTTTTGTTTTCTGAGAGTCATTCTAGGTACTTGATATCTGTATCAAAATCAAACCTTGACGCCGTACTGGGTTATCTGAGGGCAAAGAATGTGACCTTTGGCATAATTGGCAAGTTTGAAGGAAAAAGCATCGTGTTTTCCAAAAGCAAAAAAGTGATTGTAAAACTAAGCGTTGATAAGGCACATGACAAGTGGTTTAATTCACTGAAGGATTTGGTTTTGCATGGTTAA
- a CDS encoding ArsR/SmtB family transcription factor, with amino-acid sequence MSTLLEKPIKISRIMTISVEHARALEDPARAKIVEILYHKRLTAEQITKELQKTGHNKAITTIRHHIDILKEAGLIEIVKIEEVRGAVAKFYGTSTKFLGNHSSKDFDTKYSSIIENTSAKIEKILEGIAKKPALQKKTDKQGYGEFLLMEIVNRATAKALETKDYTSQKKIK; translated from the coding sequence ATGTCTACATTACTAGAAAAACCAATCAAAATTAGTCGCATAATGACAATTTCAGTTGAACACGCCCGTGCACTAGAAGACCCAGCACGAGCAAAAATTGTGGAAATTCTGTATCACAAAAGGCTCACCGCAGAACAAATCACAAAGGAGCTGCAAAAAACAGGACACAACAAGGCAATCACCACCATTCGACACCACATCGATATTCTAAAAGAAGCAGGCCTAATTGAGATAGTAAAAATCGAAGAGGTGCGAGGAGCAGTTGCAAAGTTTTATGGCACGTCAACCAAGTTTCTTGGAAATCATTCTTCAAAAGATTTTGACACCAAATATTCATCAATTATAGAAAACACATCTGCAAAGATTGAAAAAATTCTTGAAGGTATTGCTAAAAAACCTGCACTGCAAAAAAAGACGGACAAGCAAGGTTATGGTGAATTCCTTCTAATGGAAATTGTCAACCGTGCAACCGCAAAGGCACTGGAAACAAAAGATTACACGTCACAAAAAAAGATCAAGTGA
- a CDS encoding 50S ribosomal protein L3: MGHKKYSQPRRGSLAYSPRGRAKSMEARIRNWPEVNSEQPKLLGYAGFKVGCIQIVSIDDREKTPNHGKQLVSLGTVVATPPISIIGIRGYRDDNDGAHALFDVYSSDMPKEVSRLFTVKPKEGGLEQAEKMLNKVSELFAVVAVFPNTAGLEQKKPYVFEVAVKGGDTKKQFEFLKNLFGKQVKVEEVFELGTTVDVASITKGKGIEGPITRWGVKKKQHKSRKSVRALGSLGPISPASIMYTVPRAGQRGFHQRVEYNKRIMIMSNTDKNEFKINPSGGFKHYGVVNGDFVVLKGSVPGTYRRLVKLRAQMRDIPTKVLKPNILEIVI; this comes from the coding sequence ATGGGCCATAAGAAATACAGTCAGCCACGTCGTGGAAGTCTTGCGTACTCGCCTAGAGGACGTGCCAAAAGCATGGAGGCAAGAATTCGAAACTGGCCTGAAGTAAATTCAGAACAACCAAAACTCTTAGGCTATGCCGGATTCAAAGTAGGGTGCATCCAAATTGTCAGCATTGATGACAGGGAAAAAACACCAAACCATGGAAAACAGCTTGTAAGCCTTGGAACAGTCGTTGCAACCCCGCCAATCTCAATAATTGGAATTCGAGGTTACCGTGACGACAATGACGGTGCACATGCATTATTTGATGTGTACAGCAGCGACATGCCAAAAGAAGTATCACGATTATTCACAGTAAAACCAAAAGAAGGCGGCTTGGAGCAGGCAGAAAAAATGCTCAACAAAGTAAGCGAATTATTTGCAGTAGTTGCAGTATTCCCAAACACTGCAGGACTCGAACAAAAGAAACCATATGTGTTTGAAGTTGCAGTAAAAGGCGGAGACACCAAAAAACAATTTGAATTTTTGAAAAATCTTTTCGGAAAACAAGTCAAGGTGGAAGAAGTATTCGAGCTTGGCACAACTGTTGACGTTGCATCAATAACAAAAGGAAAGGGAATAGAAGGCCCAATCACAAGATGGGGCGTCAAGAAAAAGCAACACAAATCAAGAAAAAGTGTAAGAGCGCTCGGATCACTTGGACCAATTTCTCCAGCAAGCATCATGTACACTGTACCACGTGCAGGACAACGAGGTTTCCATCAAAGAGTCGAATACAATAAACGAATTATGATAATGAGCAACACTGACAAAAACGAATTCAAGATAAATCCATCTGGCGGATTCAAACATTACGGCGTCGTAAATGGCGACTTTGTTGTTTTGAAAGGCTCAGTTCCTGGAACATACAGACGTCTTGTCAAGCTCAGAGCACAAATGAGAGACATTCCGACAAAGGTTCTAAAGCCAAACATACTGGAGATTGTGATATGA